In Peromyscus leucopus breed LL Stock chromosome 11, UCI_PerLeu_2.1, whole genome shotgun sequence, a genomic segment contains:
- the Zbed3 gene encoding zinc finger BED domain-containing protein 3 encodes MRSEEPLETMEDSWRPGDSAGQGGPCPGLAPAAPGHLGTPYTEAWGYFHLAPARPGHPTTTGTWATCRLCGERVGGHPGFQAWTRALWRHLSGAHLRELEKSGARGSPPAAPCPAPPATATAAAAEGDWARLLEQMGELAVRGSRREQELERREAALRQAERALERRRRALRQEERAMAQARRQLQAEREALSVWLRERSSGLGVPAPPSPPPPLLKEDPDGDVLGGDDDVITKVLL; translated from the coding sequence ATGAGGAGTGAAGAGCCCCTGGAGACCATGGAAGACAGCTGGAGGCCTGGTGACAGCGCAGGCCAGGGCGGCCCCTGTCCCGGGCTGGCACCCGCCGCGCCGGGCCACCTGGGGACGCCCTACACGGAGGCCTGGGGCTACTTCCATCTGGCCCCGGCTCGGCCCGGGCACCCGACGACGACAGGCACCTGGGCCACCTGCCGGCTGTGCGGGGAGCGGGTGGGCGGCCACCCGGGCTTCCAGGCGTGGACGCGGGCGCTGTGGCGACACCTGAGCGGCGCGCACCTGCGGGAGCTGGAGAAGAGCGGGGCCCGGGGCTCGCCGCCCGCCGCGCCCTGCCCTGCGCCgcccgccaccgccaccgccgcggCGGCCGAGGGCGACTGGGCGCGCCTGCTGGAGCAGATGGGCGAGCTGGCGGTGCGCGGCAGCCGGCGCGAGCAGGAGCTGGAGCGGCGCGAGGCGGCCCTCCGGCAGGCCGAACGCGCGCTGGAGCGCAGGCGCAGGGCTCTGCGGCAGGAGGAGCGGGCCATGGCGCAGGCGCGCCGCCAGCTGCAGGCCGAGCGCGAGGCGCTGAGCGTCTGGCTGCGGGAGCGGAGCTCGGGGCTGGGGGTCCCGGCGCCGCCTTCTCCTCCGCCTCCGCTCCTCAAGGAGGACCCTGACGGGGACGTCCTCGGGGGCGACGACGATGTGATCACCAAGGTCCTGCTGTAG